In Paenibacillus sp. FSL M7-0420, a single genomic region encodes these proteins:
- a CDS encoding sensor histidine kinase: MAKLVRSFRFKMISLLVLSMICSGAITFVLYKSLQMYYTSQVKYEDKLTRFRYLIADFGDLNFFLIFFIPLALLFFFLFTKPYARYFKEISHHIRLLANGDFKSRIQIHSNDEFEDIAADLNQAKDKLEEAVERGDFAENSKDKLVLNLAHDLRTPLTSVLGYLDLVLKDGELTAEQVKHYTTIAYTKSQRLEKLIDELFEITRMNYGMLTVEQRPLDLSELLVQLNEELYPLLENNGLTARMEITPQLKITGDGELLARVFENLLTNAVRYGKDGRYVDVRCYPEGETIVVQVMNYGDRIPAEDLPFLFDMFYTGDRARTHQEGSTGLGLFIAKNIVEQHQGTISVQSDTIRTLFEVRLPGVIQ, from the coding sequence ATGGCTAAACTTGTCCGCAGCTTCCGCTTCAAAATGATATCGCTGCTGGTACTCAGCATGATTTGCTCCGGTGCTATTACCTTTGTACTCTACAAAAGCCTGCAAATGTATTATACCTCTCAGGTGAAGTATGAAGACAAGCTGACCCGCTTTCGTTACCTGATTGCCGATTTCGGCGACCTGAATTTCTTCCTGATCTTCTTCATCCCGCTGGCGCTGCTGTTCTTCTTCCTGTTCACCAAGCCGTATGCCCGCTATTTCAAAGAAATCTCGCACCATATCCGCCTGCTGGCTAACGGGGATTTCAAAAGCCGGATTCAAATCCATTCTAACGATGAATTCGAGGATATTGCCGCTGATCTGAATCAGGCCAAGGATAAGCTGGAGGAAGCGGTGGAGCGCGGGGACTTTGCGGAGAATAGCAAGGACAAGCTGGTACTGAATCTGGCTCATGACCTGCGGACTCCGCTGACCTCTGTACTCGGCTACCTGGATCTGGTACTGAAGGACGGGGAGTTAACCGCCGAGCAAGTGAAACATTACACCACGATTGCCTACACCAAATCACAGCGGCTGGAAAAGCTGATCGATGAGCTGTTCGAGATTACCCGGATGAACTACGGCATGCTTACCGTGGAGCAGCGCCCCCTGGATCTGAGCGAGCTGCTGGTCCAGCTGAACGAGGAATTGTATCCTCTGCTGGAGAATAACGGATTGACAGCCCGCATGGAGATCACTCCGCAGCTCAAAATTACCGGGGACGGGGAACTGCTGGCCCGGGTGTTCGAGAACCTGCTGACCAATGCGGTGCGTTACGGCAAAGACGGCCGTTATGTCGATGTCCGCTGCTACCCGGAGGGTGAGACGATCGTTGTCCAGGTCATGAATTACGGAGATAGGATTCCGGCGGAGGACCTGCCTTTTCTGTTCGATATGTTCTATACAGGTGACCGGGCACGGACCCATCAGGAAGGCAGTACCGGGCTGGGATTGTTCATTGCCAAAAATATCGTCGAGCAGCATCAGGGGACGATCTCCGTACAGAGTGACACGATCCGCACGCTCTTCGAGGTCCGTCTGCCGGGTGTGATCCAATAG
- a CDS encoding response regulator transcription factor, with translation MKRITILIADDDPEIADLIGLHLDKEGYHPIKVTNGPAAVQVIQSRHIDLAILDIMMPGLDGYEVTRQIREQHGLPIIFVSAKTSDLDKITGLVIGADDYMTKPFNPMELVARVNAQLRRSMKLNQPVTEQKAVVEAGGLIVDPDRRSVTLYGHPVELTPKEFDILYLLASYPKKVFSAEHLFQQIWGEAYYEGGNTVMVHIRTLRKKLGDDQNKNTWIKTIWGVGYTFNG, from the coding sequence ATGAAACGGATTACGATTCTAATCGCCGACGATGATCCCGAGATTGCCGATCTGATCGGACTGCATTTGGACAAAGAAGGCTACCACCCCATAAAGGTTACAAACGGCCCGGCAGCGGTGCAGGTCATCCAGTCCAGGCATATCGACCTGGCGATTCTGGATATTATGATGCCCGGGCTGGACGGGTATGAGGTGACCCGGCAGATCCGGGAGCAGCACGGGCTGCCGATTATTTTTGTGAGCGCAAAGACTTCGGATCTGGATAAAATCACCGGTCTTGTCATCGGCGCCGACGATTATATGACCAAGCCCTTCAATCCCATGGAGCTGGTCGCAAGAGTGAACGCGCAGCTTAGACGTTCTATGAAGCTGAACCAGCCGGTTACCGAGCAGAAGGCCGTGGTGGAAGCCGGGGGGCTGATCGTCGATCCGGACCGCCGTTCCGTGACCTTATACGGACATCCCGTGGAACTGACGCCGAAGGAATTCGATATCCTGTATTTGCTTGCCAGCTATCCTAAGAAAGTATTCAGCGCCGAGCATCTTTTTCAGCAGATCTGGGGTGAGGCTTATTATGAAGGCGGGAACACCGTGATGGTCCATATCCGCACCCTGCGCAAAAAGCTGGGTGATGACCAGAATAAAAATACATGGATCAAAACGATCTGGGGAGTAGGGTACACGTTCAATGGCTAA